The proteins below are encoded in one region of Carettochelys insculpta isolate YL-2023 chromosome 32, ASM3395843v1, whole genome shotgun sequence:
- the LOC142005063 gene encoding olfactory receptor 52B2-like: MPADNQTYFAPVSFILTGIEGTEESNIWMAIPFCLMYIAALSGNSLLLFIIGTERSLHEPMYLFLSMLATADLLLSTTTVPKMLDLFWFRAGGISFAACLTQLFFIHFSFIAESAILVAMAFDRYVAICNPLRYSTVLTKAVIGKMGLAIVTRSFCVVFPVVLLAKRLKFCRTNLLPHTYCEQKGIARLACDNTTANTVLGIVMAMLVFLLDAALIAMSYVLILRAVFRLPSSNARLKALRTCSSHISVILMFYPPSLFSSFAYSLGHILPGYILNLLAHLHLLLPPMLNPIIYGVTTKAVLNRVIKVFYRCCGRSCLLS; the protein is encoded by the coding sequence ATGCCAGCCGACAATCAGACCTATTTTGCCCCTGTAAGCTTCATCCTGACCGGCATCGAAGGTACAGAGGAGTCGAACATCTGGATGGCCATCCCCTTCTGTCTGATGTACATTGCAGCACTTTCTGGCAACTCTCTCCTGCTATTCATCATCGGGACAGAacgaagcctccatgagcccatgtacctttTCCTCTCCATGCTGGCCACAGCTGATCTACTGCTATCGACCACCACAGTGCCCAAGATGCTGGATCTCTTCTGGTTCAGAGCAGGGGGAATTTCTTttgctgcctgcctcacccagttgTTTTTCATCCATTTCAGTTTCATTGCCGAGTCGGCCATCCTGGTGGCCATGGCATTTGACCGGTATGTTGCCATCTGCAACCCCCTGAGATACAGCACTGTGCTAACCAAGGCTGTGATTGGGAAGATGGGGCTGGCCATTGTCACAAGAAGTTTCTGTGTTGTTTTCCCTGTTGTCTTGCTGGCGAAGAGACTGAAGTTCTGCAGGACCAACCTCCTGCCACACACCTACTGTGAGCAGAAGGGCATCGCCCGGCTGGCCTGCGACAACACCACAGCCAACACGGTGTTAGGCATCGTCATGGCTATGTTGGTATTTCTGTTGGATGCTGCGCTCATTGCTATGTCTTATGTGCTGATCCTCAGGGCCGTCTTCCGGCTCCCATCCAGCAACGCCCGACTCAAAGCTCtgcgcacctgcagctcccacatctCTGTCATACTTATGTTCTACCCACCCtcccttttctcctcttttgcaTACAGTTTAGGGCACATCCTCCCTGGTTATATACTCAACCTCCTGGCCCATCTCCATCTGCTCCTTCCTCCCATGTTAAACCCCATCATTTATGGGGTGACAACAAAAGCGGTGCTGAATAGGGTGATCAAGGTGTTTTATCGATGCTGCGGCAGAAGCTGCCTGCTGAGCTAA